A genomic segment from Solea senegalensis isolate Sse05_10M unplaced genomic scaffold, IFAPA_SoseM_1 scf7180000017396, whole genome shotgun sequence encodes:
- the LOC122764433 gene encoding complement component C1q receptor-like produces MTSSVWVESGKMASWLRVVLVCVGLVACAKTSPPSYAVHRAALSFDQAVDRCSPGVLASLATEHEVDGVLRRIAESSPPQSEFTFWVGLKKAKNRCVVSTLPLRGFQWTEDGSEDSQVCRWAKEPQPTCTAVLCAALQGLSDGSGVTRWGLISVTCRNVHPFICKLRDSESTSGITFTPDPPQPEPSKPDPSQPDPSKPDLPQPEPSKSATLEPELPDSRTELLAPDPGPTSGPGSPSVFGSDPKPGSGPGMWSEMCQNPLVDGARSLSPDPDNSSRMLVECWSKVQLELYCRGRPALWRLLDDAPADLAAICQPCPDGFHKDASGTCVDVDECSGAPCRHTCLNTEGSYRCVCADEDGRRHDEGSSACVDMVTTEEGGSLSGILIPVLAAVAVLLVLVVVAAVTVKCCLMRRAKKHDTETSEKMPMKNRDGQDSFATTNEKRDM; encoded by the coding sequence atgacatcatcagtgtgggTGGAGTCAGGAAAGATGGCGTCGTGGCTCAGAGTTGTGCTGGTCTGCGTGGGTTTGGTCGCCTGTGCCAAGACGTCCCCGCCGTCCTACGCCGTCCACCGTGCCGCGCTCAGCTTTGACCAGGCCGTGGACAGGTGTTCTCCCGGCGTCCTCGCCAGCCTCGCCACGGAGCACGAGGTCGACGGCGTCCTGCGGCGCATCGCAGAGTCGTCGCCGCCTCAGAGTGAATTCACCTTCTGGGTTGGACTGAAGAAAGCCAAGAACAGGTGTGTGGTCTCCACACTGCCCCTCAGAGGCTTTCAGTGGACGGAGGACGGCAGCGAGGACTCTCAGGTGTGCCGCTGGGCCAAAGAACCTCAGCCCACCTGCACCGCGGTCCTCTGTGCGGCGCTGCAGGGACTCAGTGATGGGTCAGGCGTGACCAGGTGGGGTCTGATCTCGGTCACCTGCAGAAACGTTCATCCCTTCATCTGTAAACTCAGAGACAGTGAGTCTACAAGTGGGATCACCTTTACACCTGATCCACCGCAACCAGAACCATCTAAACCTGATCCATCACAACCAGACCCATCTAAACCTGATCTACCGCAACCAGAACCATCTAAATCTGCTACACTTGAACCTGAACTTCCCGACTCCAGGACTGAACTGCTGGCACCTGATCCTGGACCAACTTCTGGACCTGGCTCTCCATCTGTTTTTGGATCTGATCCGAAACCTGGCTCTGGACCAGGCATGTGGTCCGAGATGTGTCAGAACCCCCTGGTGGACGGAGCGCGCTCCCTCAGTCCAGAcccagacaacagcagcaggatgtTGGTCGAGTGCTGGTCCAAGGTTCAGCTGGAGCTTTACTGCCGTGGTCGCCCCGCACTGTGGCGTCTCCTCGACGACGCTCCCGCCGACCTCGCCGCTATTTGCCAGCCGTGCCCTGATGGTTTCCACAAAGACGCTTCTGGAACTTGTGTGGACGTGGATGAGTGCAGTGGCGCCCCCTGCAGACACACCTGCCTGAACACCGAGGGTTCATACAGGTGCGTCTGTGCAGACGAGGACGGGCGGCGCCATGACGAGGGCTCGTCGGCGTGCGTGGATATGGTGACCACGGAGGAGGGTGGGTCGCTGTCGGGAATCCTGATCCCGGTTCTGGCGGCTGTGGCGGTTCTGCTGGTTCTGGTGGTCGTCGCTGCGGTGACGGTGAAGTGCTGCCTGATGAGACGAGCAAAAAAACACGACACGGAGACGTCGGAGAAGATGCCCATGAAAAATCGAGACGGTCAGGATTCATTTGCAACGACCAATGAGAAGAGAGACATGTGA
- the timm9 gene encoding mitochondrial import inner membrane translocase subunit Tim9, translating into MAVQVSESDQIKQFKEFLGTYNKVTENCFMDCVKDFTTRDVKPEESSCSESCLQKYLKMTQRISMRFQEYHIQQNEALAAKAGLLAQPR; encoded by the exons ATGGCTGTGCAGGTGAGCGAATCTGATCAGATCAAACAG TTTAAAGAGTTTCTGGGGACGTACAACAAAGTGACGGAGAACTGTTTCATGGACTGTGTCAAAGATTTCACGACCAGAGACGTCAAACCAGAGGAG TCCAGCTGCTCTGAGTCATGCCTGCAGAAGTATCTAAAGATGACTCAGCGGATCTCCATGAGGTTCCAGGAGTATCACATCCAGCAGAACGAGGCTCTGGCAGCTAAAGCCGGACTTCTGGCTCAACCTCGCTGA